The Helicobacter sp. MIT 21-1697 genome segment GTCCTCCACTAAGATTTGAGCCAAATTCATCAAGGATTGTATGTATTCCTTGAGGCATTTCCTGCACAAAATCCCACGCGTGAGCAAATTTGAGGGATTCTATTGCTTTTTGCTCATCTATTTTGCTACCATAAGCAACATTATGTAAAATACTATCATTAAATATAAAAATTCTTTGTGTAACTACTGCCATATTATTGCGCACACTTTTTTGTGTATAATCTTTAATATTGTGATTATTGATGAGCACTTCTCCGCTATCAGCGTCATAAAGGCGCAAAATTAGATTAATAATAGAGCTTTTCCCACTCCCACTTTTGCCTACAAGCGCAGTAATTTTATTTTTTGCAAAGTTCATACTTATGCCTTTGAGTGCGTGGGTTTCTTCGTTATAGTGAAAATGCACATCTTTAAAAACAATTTCATTTATTGGAGCTTGGAGTTGCACTCCGCCATCACGAATGTGTTGAGTTTGATTGAGAATCTCAAAGATTCTATCGCTTGCAACGACAGCAGATTGCATTTGTCCATAGAGATTAACAAGTCTTTTGAGTGGCGTGTAGATAAAAAGCAGAGCACCTGCAAAAGATGAAAATTGTGCGGCAGTAAGTTCCCCTTGAGAAATATCAGTAATTGCCATATATACAACTAAGGCGAGTAAAATAGCTCCTAAGAGTTCCATAAGCGGTGTGATGAGTTCTCCCACACGCACAGCTTTCATACTTATTTTAAGAAAAGTAAGGTTTTGGAGTTTAAATTTTTTAAGCTCTAATTGTTCACCATTGCTTGCTTTAATGACTTCTATATTATTAAAAATTTCGTGGAGTTTAGCGGTAATATCTGCGTTTTTTTCCATTATATTGCGTGAATATTTTTTAAGTTTTTTGATAATCAGATTAATAGGTATAAGAGCTAATGGGATAATAACTAAGCCAATGAGTGCATATTTAGGACTTTGATAAATGACAATAGCCACAAGCCCAATAATCGTAATGCCTTCTCGGATAAATTCTGTAATATAGTTTGAAACAGCTGAACGAATGATGCCAATATCATTTGTGATTCTCGCCATAAGCTCGCCATTGCGCATTTTATTAAAAAATACCATTTCAAGTGAAAGCATATGCTTAAGCATTCTATCACGCACTTGTCGCACAATATCTTGTCCAATAAAATTCATAAAATATGCTTGGACATAAGTGCCAAGAGATTTACCTAAATAAGTGCCAACAACCATAAGCATCATTGTAAGCGCTAATATATTATTTTGGGCTAATTCATCAAAGCTAAAAAATGGATTAGCGCGTGGAACTTTACCCGAGAGCGTATCAAGTAAAGGCTCAATAAGATAGGCAGTTGCAGCTGTGCATAATCCTACGACAAGCGAAGCAATAATAGCAACTGCAAAAGAAAAGCTATGTCCTTTTATATAAGGAAAAAACTTTTTAAAAAATTCAAGAATTGTTCTCATCTATCTCAAATCCCGCCTCAAGTATAGCTTCTGAAATAAGCTCTTGTGTAGCAGGAGCATTAAACTCTACTCTAACTTGGCTTTTTTCTAAATTTACATCAATAAGGCTTATGCCCTCTATTTCTCCTATGAATTTTTCAATTTTATCTACGCATTTACCACAGCGCATACCGCTTACTGATAGGGTTGTTGTCATTATATCTCCTTTTGGATTCTATGAAACCTTAAATGTTTTTAATCTCGCAGCATTAGCAACAACACTTAGGCTTGAGCAAGTCATCGCAAATGCACAAAACATTGGATGTAAAAATATGCCAAATCCCCCTAATACACCCATTGCTAGAGGAATAAAAGCAATATTATAACAAAAAGCAAAAACAAGATTCTCTTTTATATTTAAAATACTTGCTTTTGCAAGAGAGTATGCGTTATAAATACTCATTAAATGCTGATTGTAAATAATAATATCGGCACTTTGTGTAGCAATATCTTGGGGCGAGACAAAGGCAATGGAAGTGTGGGCATAAGCAAGAGCAGGTGCATCATTAATCCCATCGCCAACCATCAGGACTTTGTGATTGTTCGCCTTGAGTTTTTCAAGCAAATGCATTTTATCTTGAGGCTTAGCCGAAGCGCTAAAATCTGTAATACCAAGTGCTTGAGCAATTTTTTGTGTGTTAGGGAGATTATCACCACTTATAAGGCTAAAGCTTATATTTTTTTCTCTAAAATGTGCAAGAGTAGAGGCTGCATCGGATTTGATATAATCTTGTAATGCAAATTGTGCCAAAATGTGTTCATTTGTAGCAAGATAAAGTATGATTTTATCATTTTGTAGGAGATTTTCAAGCTCTTTTTTTAGATGAGGTGGGAGCAAGTGTGCATTGCCAAGCAAATATTCACAATCATTAATAGTGCCTTTGATGCCGCTACCTATGATATTTTGTGCATTTGTAATTGGATAAAGCGTAGCATTTGCGCTCATAGGGTGTGAGGCAAAAGCTTGAGCAATAATGTGAGCACTTGTGGATTCTAAAGTGTAGGCGAGATTAAAGATTTCTTGTTGGGTTAAGCGTTCATCAAAGGGTAGAATCTGCGATATTTCTAGTCCTTGTGTGAGCGTGCCTGTTTTATCAAAAGCAATATGCGTGATTTGACTAAGAGATTGAAAACTTCTAGCATCTTTAAAAAACACACCCATTTTGTTTGAAATAGCTTGAGCGTGGAGAATTGCCATTGGTGTAGCAAGCCCAAGTGCGCACGGGCAAGAAATAACAAGAGTAGCGATAAAAATACCAAGCCCGAATTCAAAATCTCTCATACCCCACCAAAACGCTCCCGCTATTGCAGCCAAGCATATTACAAGTGGCACAAAAAATGCTGCTACTCTATCAGCAAGAGAAGCAATAGGTGCTTTGCCCTCAAGTGCTTTTTGCACAAGTTGTAGAATCTGCGCGAGAGTGGATTGTTGTGCATTTTTTTCTGCACGTACATATAGCACTCCATCAAGGTTTATACTTCCTGAAAAAAGCCTATCATTTTTATGGGCTAAAAGAGGGAGTGATTCACCATTAATAGCAGATGTATCTATGCTTGAATGCCCCTCTATCATTATAGAATCTACCATAATCATCTCGCCGGGCAATATTTTGAGTATATCTCCTTTTTGTATTTCTTGTGCGCTCACTGCTTTGCAAGGGGCATTTGAAAGGGTTTGAATATCAAGTGTAGTATCGTGTGGGATTTGAATTTTTTGGAGTGTTTTTTGGTTAAGCTGCAAAAGCAGCGAAGCACTATCAAGCACATCTTTTTTAGAGCGTTCTTCAATAGATTTTCCAACAAGCACAAGTGTGATAATCACGCATACACTATCAAAGTATGTATGAAAATGTGCATTAAACGCGCCTTGTAGGCTGTATAAAAAAGCGCTGCTCGTGCTTATGGCAATCAGAGAATCCATATTTGGATTTTTCATAAAAAGTGCCTTAAATCCACGCAAATAAAACATTCTTCCCATATGCATAACCACCAAGCTCAAAACAAGCAAAAGTGTGTAATGAATCGTGTGTGGCAGACTTATGCCTACAAACATTTCGCTCCAAGAGAGCACTACAACGATAAGCGTGGCAGCTATGCTTACAAT includes the following:
- a CDS encoding ABC transporter ATP-binding protein, whose amino-acid sequence is MRTILEFFKKFFPYIKGHSFSFAVAIIASLVVGLCTAATAYLIEPLLDTLSGKVPRANPFFSFDELAQNNILALTMMLMVVGTYLGKSLGTYVQAYFMNFIGQDIVRQVRDRMLKHMLSLEMVFFNKMRNGELMARITNDIGIIRSAVSNYITEFIREGITIIGLVAIVIYQSPKYALIGLVIIPLALIPINLIIKKLKKYSRNIMEKNADITAKLHEIFNNIEVIKASNGEQLELKKFKLQNLTFLKISMKAVRVGELITPLMELLGAILLALVVYMAITDISQGELTAAQFSSFAGALLFIYTPLKRLVNLYGQMQSAVVASDRIFEILNQTQHIRDGGVQLQAPINEIVFKDVHFHYNEETHALKGISMNFAKNKITALVGKSGSGKSSIINLILRLYDADSGEVLINNHNIKDYTQKSVRNNMAVVTQRIFIFNDSILHNVAYGSKIDEQKAIESLKFAHAWDFVQEMPQGIHTILDEFGSNLSGGQRQRIAIARAIYKNPEVLILDEATSALDSQTEEAIKESIERLRHDKIIIIIAHRPSTIELANEVLHLQLGQIIKQETCTKNNKTS
- a CDS encoding copper ion binding protein, giving the protein MTTTLSVSGMRCGKCVDKIEKFIGEIEGISLIDVNLEKSQVRVEFNAPATQELISEAILEAGFEIDENNS
- a CDS encoding heavy metal translocating P-type ATPase, with the translated sequence MKEASFYIDQMTCQACSSGIERALKRKSFCQDIQVHLLSKKAHIVYDENQTSLEDIFKLISKMGYEPHLDNSTLDKHSDSKHTSFSLNALIESFDNRFLSTQTKLIVSIAATLIVVVLSWSEMFVGISLPHTIHYTLLLVLSLVVMHMGRMFYLRGFKALFMKNPNMDSLIAISTSSAFLYSLQGAFNAHFHTYFDSVCVIITLVLVGKSIEERSKKDVLDSASLLLQLNQKTLQKIQIPHDTTLDIQTLSNAPCKAVSAQEIQKGDILKILPGEMIMVDSIMIEGHSSIDTSAINGESLPLLAHKNDRLFSGSINLDGVLYVRAEKNAQQSTLAQILQLVQKALEGKAPIASLADRVAAFFVPLVICLAAIAGAFWWGMRDFEFGLGIFIATLVISCPCALGLATPMAILHAQAISNKMGVFFKDARSFQSLSQITHIAFDKTGTLTQGLEISQILPFDERLTQQEIFNLAYTLESTSAHIIAQAFASHPMSANATLYPITNAQNIIGSGIKGTINDCEYLLGNAHLLPPHLKKELENLLQNDKIILYLATNEHILAQFALQDYIKSDAASTLAHFREKNISFSLISGDNLPNTQKIAQALGITDFSASAKPQDKMHLLEKLKANNHKVLMVGDGINDAPALAYAHTSIAFVSPQDIATQSADIIIYNQHLMSIYNAYSLAKASILNIKENLVFAFCYNIAFIPLAMGVLGGFGIFLHPMFCAFAMTCSSLSVVANAARLKTFKVS